In Flammeovirgaceae bacterium 311, one DNA window encodes the following:
- a CDS encoding hypothetical protein (COG0577 ABC-type antimicrobial peptide transport system, permease component) — protein sequence MLRNYFKTALRSLWHNKGYGFLNIAGLAVGIASAALIFLWVEDELTYDHHHADIDRIYRVMEHQSFDGITYTMGATPGVLARGMQEEILGVALTTRTNWGARTLFTLHDKSIFEEGIYMDSSFFKIFDFPFLQGNAAKPFSQLHSIVISRQMAGRFFESPQDAFGKSIKMDNEQEYVISGVFEDLPDNSSFEFDWAVPFKLYEDKNQWLSDWASNGIITYAKLAENADPAHVNAQLLGYIKSKSDEAVAQAFLFPMTDWRLYGKFENGKQVGGRIQFVRLFSTIAWIILIIACINFMNLATARSEKRAREVGVRKVLGAGRGRLVLQFMAESLLLSFIAVVLSVGIIYLCINGFNKLVEKELAVNITDPLHFLALLGIGVVCGIIAGSYPALYLSSFNPVTVFKGLRVKGNTSAGLIRKGLVVTQFAASVVLIIGTIIIYEQIQHIKSRELGYNKEQVVYMNLQGKMNERFHVIRQELLASGMVAHAAVSNQRVLQMGNNGWGYEWKGKDPNQKILITNENVSHGYLETLGMSLKSGRDFKTIEARDSTSIIINESLAKLMNKEEVVGEIISSDGRDFEIIGVVHDFVYSDVYAPAAPLILFAQPSATNYLFVRLKEGVNMPDALAKLEAVMKAHNPGYPFEYKFLDEEFDNLFKSEMLIGKLSRIFALLAIFISCLGLFGLAAYTAERRTKEIGIRKVLGASAVGIASLLSLDFLKLVIVSFLLAFPLAWYLMHQWLQDFAYRISINWKVFLIAGVAAVLIALITISFQAIRAALSNPVKNLRTE from the coding sequence ATGCTTAGGAATTATTTTAAAACAGCTCTTAGAAGCCTCTGGCATAACAAAGGCTATGGCTTTTTGAACATTGCCGGATTAGCAGTGGGTATTGCCTCTGCAGCGCTTATTTTTTTATGGGTTGAAGATGAGTTAACCTATGACCACCATCATGCTGATATTGATCGCATATATCGTGTAATGGAGCATCAGTCGTTTGATGGCATTACTTATACCATGGGGGCTACGCCCGGTGTGCTGGCAAGAGGAATGCAGGAGGAAATACTTGGTGTAGCACTCACCACCCGTACAAACTGGGGCGCCAGAACGCTATTTACGCTGCATGATAAATCCATTTTTGAAGAGGGGATCTACATGGACTCCAGCTTTTTCAAAATTTTCGACTTTCCCTTTCTTCAGGGAAATGCTGCCAAACCTTTCTCCCAGCTCCATTCCATTGTGATTTCCAGGCAAATGGCCGGGCGGTTCTTTGAAAGCCCACAGGATGCCTTTGGGAAAAGTATAAAAATGGATAATGAGCAGGAGTATGTTATTAGCGGTGTTTTTGAAGATCTGCCTGATAATTCATCTTTTGAATTTGATTGGGCAGTTCCCTTTAAGCTGTATGAAGATAAAAACCAGTGGTTATCTGATTGGGCAAGTAACGGCATTATTACCTATGCGAAGCTGGCAGAAAATGCAGATCCTGCCCATGTGAATGCCCAGCTGCTGGGCTATATAAAAAGCAAAAGCGATGAGGCGGTTGCACAGGCATTCTTATTTCCCATGACAGACTGGCGGCTGTATGGCAAGTTTGAAAATGGTAAGCAGGTTGGCGGACGAATTCAGTTTGTGCGCTTGTTCTCTACCATCGCGTGGATTATACTAATCATTGCCTGCATCAACTTTATGAACCTGGCTACAGCCCGATCTGAAAAGAGAGCCAGGGAGGTGGGCGTAAGAAAAGTGCTGGGGGCAGGCAGAGGCAGGCTTGTGCTGCAATTTATGGCAGAATCGCTACTGCTTTCATTTATAGCTGTAGTACTTTCTGTTGGAATCATCTACCTCTGTATCAATGGGTTCAACAAGCTAGTTGAAAAAGAACTGGCCGTAAATATTACCGATCCGCTGCATTTTCTTGCACTCCTGGGTATTGGTGTAGTATGTGGTATCATAGCAGGCAGCTATCCGGCTTTGTACCTCTCTTCTTTCAACCCGGTTACTGTTTTTAAAGGCTTGCGGGTAAAAGGCAACACCAGCGCAGGCCTGATCAGAAAGGGTTTGGTCGTTACACAATTTGCAGCATCGGTTGTGCTGATAATAGGGACCATTATCATTTATGAGCAGATACAGCACATCAAGAGTCGCGAGCTGGGCTACAACAAGGAGCAGGTGGTTTATATGAACCTGCAGGGGAAGATGAACGAGCGTTTTCATGTGATCCGGCAGGAGCTGTTGGCATCTGGTATGGTAGCGCATGCGGCTGTAAGCAACCAACGGGTATTGCAAATGGGCAACAACGGCTGGGGGTATGAATGGAAAGGCAAAGATCCAAATCAAAAGATTTTAATCACAAATGAAAATGTAAGCCACGGTTACCTCGAGACCCTGGGCATGAGCCTGAAGAGCGGGAGGGACTTTAAAACCATTGAAGCCCGGGACAGCACCAGCATCATAATAAATGAAAGCCTGGCCAAACTCATGAATAAAGAAGAGGTGGTGGGTGAGATCATTAGCAGTGATGGCAGAGATTTCGAGATTATTGGTGTGGTACACGATTTTGTTTACTCTGATGTGTATGCACCCGCAGCGCCTCTTATATTATTTGCCCAGCCTTCTGCCACCAATTACCTGTTTGTTCGCCTGAAGGAGGGCGTAAACATGCCCGATGCCTTAGCAAAACTGGAGGCTGTTATGAAAGCCCATAATCCTGGCTATCCCTTTGAGTACAAATTTTTAGATGAAGAATTTGATAACTTATTTAAAAGTGAAATGCTGATTGGCAAGCTGTCGAGGATATTTGCGCTGCTGGCCATCTTTATATCATGCCTTGGGTTGTTTGGTCTGGCAGCATACACTGCAGAAAGAAGAACAAAAGAGATTGGCATCAGGAAAGTGCTGGGGGCATCTGCAGTGGGTATCGCCAGCCTGCTGTCACTGGATTTCCTGAAGCTGGTCATTGTTTCTTTTCTGCTTGCTTTTCCACTGGCCTGGTACCTGATGCATCAGTGGCTGCAGGACTTTGCCTACAGAATTTCCATTAACTGGAAGGTGTTTTTAATAGCTGGCGTAGCTGCTGTACTGATTGCACTCATCACCATCAGCTTTCAGGCCATTAGGGCGGCCCTTTCTAACCCGGTGAAGAATTTAAGAACTGAATAA